TTATGATATATGCCCTAAGAATGAAAAATTCATTGGCAACACCTCTAAAATAAGTAACCAGAAGCACGGGATCAGGTACAACTATAACTTTCTCCTCATTCCATTTCGCTTTAAGTTCCAACATTCCTGAAAATTGTATCTAAGATACTTCAAAAATTATTGCCTTCTTTAGGCTACATATGCCAGTTCGAAGAATTCTTCGTTCTTCTGAAAAGAATACGCCTTGCTTTTGCTAGCTAGTTTCTGCTGTCCGAACAAATTTAGTTTTTGCATAAATAGAAAAATTCTTTAATTCCTAATCACATATCATTTCCAACAGAAGTACCAATTTTCATTTATTCTTTTATGTACGGTCTAACAGTTGTACTAAATCATGATCTTCGCAAACTACGTTCTACTGTAGATATTTTTGTTTGATCACCTATTATAACGATATCTCCATTCGTTTGTTTCTTGTGTAAGTTTTTTATTTTGTTTGGACTAGAGTCATTCATTTCAAAAAAATATGCTTACGTCTACCGTACTCCTCTCCGAACTAAGGTTGATATTCCACATCTTCATATGTTTTAGAAAATAATCTTCTTTTGAATTGCAATCATATTATCTCTTAGCCAAAGTTTTTGCTCTACCCATCAAAAACATCTAATTAATAACTATATAAATATGCCATTAAAAATTGATTTAAGAACGCCCCAACACCAAATAACAACGCCTAAATAACACTTCTAAAACGTTCATAAAATAAAACTTTTGCATTTACTTCAACTTAAGAAATTTAAATAGATACTCCGAGAAGAATATCAGATGATATAAAATTTTTGTTAAAGAATTTGGTATCTTATCATACAAATTTAGAGTTAATTTCAAAAATAAAACAAGAGTAATAAAGGTTATTCATTGTCTATTTAAACATCTTACTTTTAAACTTTAAATCAGCATTCCCACGATTAGTATAATTGATTCTCCGTGAACGCTATGCGTTCACGGAGAATCAATTACTACATTCCTACTAAAAAACAGTAAATGTATGCAAACCGAATAACACCCTAGATATATACCCAATCCCAAATCTTATTTTATTAGTTGCTTCAGAAAGAAGTTTTACTTTTAAAGGTATGTTACCAATGGATTTCCTAAAAACACCTTTTCAACATAGCTTTATATTGCCACTATGATCTAAGTAAGTATGTATGTATATAGAAACTACTTTTTTTAATATCGAACTCGAAAATTAAATTTATAGATTTTATCATTTTTTAAACTTTTTTCTCTTTAAAATCAACTTTAAATGTTGCTATTACAATGTTTAACGCTTTAAAAACGCCTAGTGTTCATCTGCTAAGTTCGCCAAGTAAACACCATAATAACGTTTGTTTAGCAAATATATATGAATCTGTAATTAATCCTGTTCAATTTTTATATTCAAATCAAATTTCATAGATTCTCTATTCTTTTAAAGGAGTGCTACAGATACAAATAGAACATATACAACAAAAATACATACTCAAGATATTTTTTTCTACATATTACACTTGATATGTAGAGGGTTAATTTGCATACTACTTTTTTAGTCTTTTGGTTATAGATATCATCAAAATAGCCAAAAACAAACTTATATAATAAAAATCTCAATTTAAAACCGTCTTTCAATGCGTTATTACACCAAAAAACATCTAAACTTCCAATCTCATTTCCTTATCAGCAACTTGTTTATAAAAAACATTGAAAATGTTGATTTAAAGGGGTTTAACGCATTAAAAACGCCTAGCGTTCACACAATATCAAACACCGAAATAACACTTTTATAACGTTTATTGGGCTAACCATTTTTACTATGCAAGTATGTATAAGTCATATTCGCAATTAATCTTATTTGCATTCTAATTTTCTTTCTCTCGATTAAAATATATACCTCATTCCACTAGATATCCCTTGGATTCCCGAAATATATCATCAATAGTCTATCCATAAATCACAGAAATAACTTGATATTTAAAAAGACATCTTCAACAAACGTATCCCTCCCGCCAATAACATACTTTATATATTTTAGATATATTTTAGATATACCTAAAATATATAAAGTGTCAAAACCACCCAAAAATAACTTGAATATTTTAATTAAATATCTAATTTATATCTAAATTATATTTATTTTATATTTTAATTATATTTATTCTTCAAAAACCTTATAAAAGCCTTGTCGCCAGGGGTTTTATAGGTTATAATATATTTATTAGATATAAATTAGAAATAAAATTCCTAGAGGTGATGTATAATGGCAAGTTTAAAAGGCAAAACTCTTCATATAGACATAGAAGGTGATATTGGGAACGATTCGTTTAAAGGTTACATCAATGGTGAATACATAAAAATGAAAAATGTATATCAAAGTGTCTACTCAATGCCTAATGTTACTGAGACAAACATCCAAAAAAACGTAGTTAATTTAGTAGATAATATGTTCGTGAATATTGCTAGTAAATCCATTCGAAGATCTGGAATGTATTTCATTGGTAATCGTGCGATGTTAACAGGGAAAAACCCTAAAAACATGAACATTAAAGTAGGTCAAAAATATAATGATGATTTACCACTAATTAATATGCTAGGATTAATTGCAAACAAATCAGTTCAACTTGAATGGGAACGCACAGAACAACTACCACAATCAATCAATGTGACTGTTGACCTTATTTCAGCTATCCCAGCAAGCCAATGGACACCCGTAAACGCTAAACATTTAGAACAACGTTTTACTAATTCAAATCATGTTGTAGTGGTTTATGTAGGAGAAGAGCAGGTAACGGTTAGCTTAACATTTAATAGTGCAAACATTACACAAGAGGGTGTTCCTCCCTTATTTGCAATTCTTGAAGGGGAAGAGGAGATGTTTACTGATTTCACTAAACTATATGCAAAAAAACTTGAAATCAAAAAAATTGACGGCTCTTTCTTTAAAAACAAAAAGATTTTACATTCTGATATTGGGGACGGAACAACTGAGTATATCTACACAGTGGGCGTGAATCCAGTAATTGATGCTTGTAGCGGTGAAAGACGCGGTGTCGGTCATGCTACAGAAGAAGCTGTAAAATTATTAAATCAAGAACGTGGCACAAACATTAAACGCCAACAATTCTCTCAAATTCTTCAAGATATAGATCATAAATACCATGAAGAGGCAACAACACACTTTAATATTACAAAAGTAGAACAAGCAGAACTAATCCTAGAAGATACAGATGAAAAATATGTAAACAATACAGCCAGTGAAGCTGAAGTTTTATGTGTATATGGTGGGGGAAGTATTACTTTTAAAGATGAATTGTATAATCAATTATTAGAGTATTGTGAGCGAGTTGGAATGTACTTATTGTGGATTCCGGAGAAATACGCTGTAGATATGAATGCTAAGGGGATGCAAATTATCAAGAAAATTCTTTCTCGAAAAAAGGTGAAATAGTATGTCCGACAAAAAAAGAGAGTCCTTCTTCTGGAACCTCAAGAAGATTGAGAATGAAGAATTCTTTAAATGGTTCGAGTCACAAAGCAATATAGCCGATTCTTTATACAAACTTGTATGCTATTTTATTGATAAACACGGATTACAAGACGTGGCTGATTATAAGATACAGCAACAAATGCAAAAAGAAATTTTACTTCAAGATAAAGACTTTTTAAATGATGTTAAGCGTATACTATTAAATAATTCAAATCTTACTATTCAAAAAGAAAACCAAGCAAATGAAGAAGAGGCTGCAGATCAAAATAAGATTGTTTCATCTCTTGAAAAAAATTCTACTTCTAAAGATTCACATATAGAAAATGAATCACCAACTGAAAAAGCGGTACTAAAAGATGAATATGAAGACCTGGATACAGCCAATTTATTTGGTAACTAGCGTTATGCATCCATGATAAAAAAGAGTCCCTAAAATAGGGACTCTTTTTTTATCATGGATGCAAGGTTTTTCTACATCTTATCAATAATAATTTGTCTTTTATACCACTGATTTAATTTATCTTTAGCCGTGCCTGAAAGGCGTTTTGTTTTCTTATTATAGAACCTAGAAAGGGTAGGTTGTGATATACCTATTTCTTTTGAAAGATCTCTCATTGTAATATTTTTATTCACATGGAAGAATGATATTTTTTCTCTAATTGAATTTTCATACTCATCAACATCTAAATTATTATTTTCTATTTTCACAGGAGACTCTTCTTGTATGATATCTACTGTTTTTTTCTTCACTATTTTTTCTATTGAATTCATTAATTCTTTCGGAGGTAAAATTATTATACCTAACTGAGCATAATAGTTCTTAAACCAATTCTTCTTTGTTAACACTTCCTCTTTTAAATCTTCACT
This Bacillus thuringiensis DNA region includes the following protein-coding sequences:
- a CDS encoding ParM/StbA family protein; its protein translation is MASLKGKTLHIDIEGDIGNDSFKGYINGEYIKMKNVYQSVYSMPNVTETNIQKNVVNLVDNMFVNIASKSIRRSGMYFIGNRAMLTGKNPKNMNIKVGQKYNDDLPLINMLGLIANKSVQLEWERTEQLPQSINVTVDLISAIPASQWTPVNAKHLEQRFTNSNHVVVVYVGEEQVTVSLTFNSANITQEGVPPLFAILEGEEEMFTDFTKLYAKKLEIKKIDGSFFKNKKILHSDIGDGTTEYIYTVGVNPVIDACSGERRGVGHATEEAVKLLNQERGTNIKRQQFSQILQDIDHKYHEEATTHFNITKVEQAELILEDTDEKYVNNTASEAEVLCVYGGGSITFKDELYNQLLEYCERVGMYLLWIPEKYAVDMNAKGMQIIKKILSRKKVK